GCGACCGATGGTAGGTCCGTCTgttccatttggaatcgagaCACGAATTCTCTAAGCAATTTGTTGTCCttctgtcttaccttgaaaaggtttgATTTCCTTGTTTCGACCTTGAAggctccggcgtgtgcctttacgaaagaatctgcaagtatagcaaaagaatcaatagagttaggtgataaattgtggtaccatatcatagctccctctgacagggtctccccgaatttctttaTTAACACAGATTTGAATTTgtcgtcctctagatcattccctttaattgcacatgtgtaagagatgacatgctcgtttgggtcagtcgttccattgtacttaggaatctcaggCATGCGAAATGTTTTGGGGATCAGCTTCGGAACCGCACTCGGAGAAAAACGTTTTtgtacgaacttcttggaatccaggcccttcaatatcgaAGGTGCTCCTGGGActtggtctaccctggaattgtaagtttccacctttttgtcgttagcCTCGATATTCTTCTCCCCTTATTCTATCTGTTTCGTCagctcctcaagcatctttataactTCGAAGCTAGCCCTTCATTCACGTTCGTTTGACCTTTCTACGACCGATTCATCCCTGCGAGTGACTTCCCGGGGAGGATCGGGCTCAGCCCTGCTTGGTGCGCGgttttggttctgtaactgagctatcaccGCCTGTTGAGCccgtaacatttcgaagatcattctAGGTTGATCTTGTCTCCTTCAACATTTTGTGCGTTCCGAGTCACCGACTGGGCTCTACCACTaacgctattttcggggtcggtaggcaaatttgcatcgatagccacatgcgaattagCGTCGATCAGATCTGCGATCGAAATTCCAGAGGGATCAGCAGGCGGTATCTCGTTACCGGGTGCTATGTTGGTATTTTCACCTTGGTGACTCGACTCGTTGTCAACACGTAGAGGcgctgattgagagtttgacattttggatactcccaagaacaagtgtaaaatagtgtgtgttacgAAAGTTAGTATCAGACAATTagtattatccttagccccacggtgggcgccaaactgtttacccaaaaaacggataacaattaaatttatacgcagttttaaggatacatgatataacttggcacacacacacacacacacacacacacacatacacacacacacatatatatatatatatatatatatatatatatatatatattgaaattgACTATGAAAGAATTGATTGCAAACCAAACGAACCGAATAGCCTTGGCCCTCGAGTTCGATCACCCTCAAACCAAGTGAAGATTCAACTGATATAAGAATAAAGTAACAAGATATTGAAAGCTAAAAGAAGGCAGTATATTGCTTTGTATTGCGTAAATATGACGTgtcttacaaatgatcagactccctttatatagtaggggagtcctactcttgatacaattccaAATACAGTAAGGAATCTCATGATAGGCTAATTAGTCAACCTCTTCTTGATACGTGCCGGGATTTCCATCGCGATTCTCGCCCGATTGCAGATATTTTAGCTTTCCGTTATTTGGCTCGGTAAGCTTCCCTCGGTCtcgctcggtctcgatcttgctcggtctcgatcttggccgatctcgatcttgatcggtctctgggtcacgAGCTCAGCAATCTAACTTAGCACCACGGTTTGATATGATACGAGTTTGAACCTTGGCCTATCAAGTTCTAGTATCGATTAGTCATACGAAAGGCAAGCCCggtttgaccgtatacaatatgATTTGCTCTAAAGGTACTAGGTTCACCGAATAATTTACTGAaactctagctccgcccctgcctACGAGAATATAAAGAAATCGAGTAAATCCAGTCCAAGCCCTTGTGTTAAATCAATAGCGGTTTGTAGAAATACAGAAATAACCACGTTAATTTTGTCAAGGTTTTGGCCAACACATTGttaataaaattagtatggttaagaGGGAAGTTAATGACTAATCTGAGTCAAatttaatttgtttttatatTTAATAGAATTGTCAAGTCTAGACAAGCTATATACTAACTAACTATTAGCATGCAACAAGATAACGAAAGTTTAACCTTGTGAAATActattaaattattaattatctgTTGATATTTGGTACAACAACTAACAAAAACGCTTTGAAAATTCAATATCGGATTCATCTCGCTATATATATAAAAAGGGTTTATCATATAAGGTTTGCATGGCCAAAAGTTATCTCCATGATTATTTAACATAGTCATAATTGGTAACTTGTAATAGCCATTACCATAACTAAAACACATTCATGTAGAAAACAATTAAAAAAATTTGTTTCGGAGCACagttttttattgttgtttgagAAATGCTATAAAAAGCATCACAAATTATATGTTTCTATGAACAATAAATGAATagcgaaaataaaatatataaaaaggtCCCATCCGATAAAAATTGACATACTTGTTTGAATTCCTCATATGAAATCATATACTGGTGCATGTGCATCAACATCGTAGTACCATATATGGAAATTTTCAAGTTTAAAAGGGACTTTTCAACGTAATAATGTTTTGTACTCTTAACAAATAAAAATAGAAACTATATACAGTAGCTGTTATCACAAGAAAGGCATCAGATGTATGGCATTGTTGACCTCCTCAAGATATGGTAAATCGATTCAATTAATAGCAAAAAGTAGTAAAAATGTGTTAGTCTATTCTTGCCTCTTAAAAAACTTTATAGTATATTTTTGTGTTAGCACTTAGCATAATGGAGAACAGTTTCTGATTTTGTTTAAAAGAACTTTTTTTCTGAAAGAAAGAATATTTATTAAGATTGATAATAATGCTTGCAAGTCAAACAATATTTTGTTCAATGAATGTTATACTCCGGTTTAGCTCGAACGTAAATTGATTACCAGTTAGTATTTACTTGGAAATAATCTCTCAAATATCTAGCAAATTATAATTTTGGTTTTTGTGATATTTGGCGAAACACATTTAACATTCAATTAATTGATATGTACAGTTTTGATTTGGTAAATCTTTACAAATTTAACAAATTTTATATGATTACATTATTTGACTAATCATGTATTATGTTAACTTTGTACTATTATTTTATATTTGGGGGTAATTATAATTTTAAGTATAGTCTAAATGTAACATTATTAATATATAAAGGGAGCAAAAATATATTTCTTCCATGCTATACGAATTCTAGAAGATGAATTCACTTATAAACAGATGGAAAATCTTAATTTCCAGCGTCCGGGGACACATGATAAAATTGTTGCATTTAGGAGGTTTTACCTTAATGATTTTCATTTTCTAAAATTCCTAATAGTGTTCTAACAAGTTTTAGCTTTACGTAAAATGCACTTTACACGGTGGAACATTAATTATTCAATATTTGTTAATGAATTAATCAAAACCTTGGATCAACCCTCACATGTACAGCACGTGACTCAACCATTTCCTCACTTTTCCTCTTTACTAGAGTATGAAAAATGGTATACTTTACAAGTAACTAGTAATGTATGTACTATGTAGTACTCCATTTAATTACATTTATAATAATGCATACAAATATGTCAGTGTATATATACAGTATATTACCAAAAACTACCATTTTCTCTCTCATTTGACTCTTTTAACCCCACCACCCTTAAATATCACTTATTTCATCTTCACTATTGTTAGTACAACTCCATCACTTAACTTTCATACCATCAACAATAACTACTACAGCTAATGACTCATTAAGCCTAAAACACCAGTTAGCTACTGAATTTACCAATATACCCTCCACCTCACCACCAAGAACCACCGTGCCCCTCCTCCCTAGGTGGGGCCACTTCCACCACCACCAAATTGGACCCCACATACCCCATTTCTTGTTTTCACTCTTTGATCATTTTTATCAAAGATCTATCCAACAGATCTGAGTGTCCCTTGTGCATTACGCGTTGAACTTTCCAAACTCTCTCTTTAATTTGTCTTTGTGTGGATCCCTTAGCTTCTTGTTCATTCATTCTCTGAGCCACCCCACAGCTCACCATATATAAATATTACTACTGACCAAGAAAAGAGAGTGAACCCCattactattattatttctatAGCTGGGGGTTTCTCTCAAGTAACAAGAAAcgaatcccaaaaaaaaaaaaagaactctaCAAACCCAAAAGAGTCTTTTTCTTCACATCACCAAATTCTTGTTTTCTTATTTTCCACACATTTATAATAATATTCCCCCCATCCCCACAAaaattttattcattactatAATATAATATACTGGTATGTGTATGTTTATACATCATTTTCATTCATTATTAGTATTTCTCTAATTGAGAGGagtggttgttgttgttacttgTAATGGGTGTTTAAAAGCAGTGTCATAAATAAAGAGGAGAAGAGAAGAATAATAAGGGGTTGTGCTTTTCTTGGACGTGTAGTGTAAGGGGGGGTTCTCTCCTAATGTGCTAAGTGAAGAAGAGGGTATTATCTCCTCCATTCTTGATTAAGTAGCTCAAGTAATGGATACTAAAGGGAGGCTAGTTGCTGGTTCACACAATAGGAATGAGTTTGTTGTCATCAATGCTGATGAGGTTGGAAGAGTAAGTGCTGCCTTTCAAaatctttccttttcttttattcATTTCTTTCACTTCTCAGTTCCATTGTGAGTAATTTCAAGGAGATTTGAGGTAAACCTGGCATTCAAAGTTGCTTTTTTTTTTGTCGGTGGGGTGTTATTGACCACATTTTTGCTCTTTCTGTAAGTTACCATTTGCTCATTTCCTGTTTTTGTGCTAAAAAGGTGTGATTTTTGAGGATAAAGTTCACAACTTTTTCTTCCGTTTTGCTGGATTCTTAGATTTTACTCAAACAAGTTTGCACAGATTTTGGGGGGAGGGTGTTGTCTTCTAGTTCTTCACTTCAGCTGAGTAAATCCACTTGAGAAGATCCCTAAATTCATTGCTTTTGATTGTGCAATATCTAGATTTAACATGCCAAAATTGGCTCTTTTTGACCACCACTTTTAAGCTCCCTTGATTTCAGAGCCTGCTAAAGCTTATTACTTGCATTCTTTTTGCGCAAGTTTGTTACATTCcaagattattttttttataattttttccaAATGGGGTTCTGTGAATTCCAAGCATGGAAATTCTTGATCTGAAGAGGTGTTGAtatttcttaattttttattGATTACAGGTAACTTCTGTGAAAGAATTAAGTGGGCAGATTTGCCAGATTTGTGGAGATGAGATTGAAGTTACAGTAGATGGGGAGCCATTTATTGCTTGCAATGAATGTGCATTCCCTGTTTGCAGACAATGCTATGAGTATGAAAGGAGAGAAGGAAATCAAGCTTGCCCTCAATGCAAAACTCGGTTCAAGCGCATTAAAGGGAGCCCCAGAGTTGATGGAGATGACGAAGATGATGAATTTGATGACTTAGACCATGAGTTCGATTACCATGGTAACCCTCGATATATGTCTGAGGCTGCACTCTCTTCTCGCCTTGGCCGCGGTACCAATCATAATGCTTCTGGGCTTACTACCCCATCAGAAGTAGATCCTGCTGCTCTTAACTCAGAGATCCCTCTTCTTACTTATGGTCAAGAGGTAATCCCTCAAGATTCTCAATTTTTTGTTCTCACCCTATTGAATTTTGGCTAAAAAGTTACAAATTTTGGATTTGTCGCTTAGGATGATACAATTTCCGCTGACAAGCATGCTCTTATCATTCCACCGTTTATGGGTCGCGGAAAGAAAGTTCATCCTGTGCCTTATTCTGATTCCATGTCTCGTAAGTTAAATCATGTTTGTGCTACATTTTAGTTCTTTGACCAATTTTCCAGTATTAGAGGGCCTAATGTGTTTGATACTTTTGCAGTGCCTCCTCGGCCCATGGATCCTAAGAAAGATTTGGCAGTTTATGGATATGGGACTGTTGCATGGAAGGAAAGAATGGAGGACTGGAAGAAAAAACAGAATGATAAATTACAGGTGGTTAAGCACGGAGGCGGTAATGATGGAGATGAGCTGGATGATCCCGATTTGCCCAAGTAGGTGTATGCGTTCCATTTTTTTTAACCAACCTCATGAGTGATCTGTGATATGGCTTGCACTTTATTTTATTTGTGGGATGATGACTTGCAGTTGTTGCAAGCTGTAGATATTATTGATTGTGCTGAAGAAAATACTACGGTTTTCTTACTTTAGTACGAGGCGTGAAAAGTTGGTCATGTCACatgtgtataaatattttttatgagGTCCTTTTAGTTGAGACTGCCTTAAGAAGTTTGACCATACCAGATGGCGATTTAGTCTCGTGCAGGTTACTGCACCTTTCAAAAAACTAATTCAGTTATCACTCTGTTTCAATAAGTATGTGAGAGGGAAATCTCATTAATGGAAATGGCAGCCACACTGAGCCGTTGATCTAAAGGGATACGAAATTTAACCATAGATAGATATCCATCCACCTTTTTGCTGCAGCTGCCGCAAACATAGTTTTAGGGCCCTGGCCCCTGGGGTAGATTTGCTTGTGACTTGGATATACTTGCTTATTATTGATCAAACTCGAATCTCTGCTCTGTCTAATTGGCTTGGAGTTATTCTTAATGAAATGAAACATATTAAGAATCTTAATGACAAACAAACTTCCCAATGAAATTAATTACCGTTTTTTCTTAATAAAAATTAAGCAAATGTAAGTTGTACTTGCATGAAAAATGAAATGAAACATATTGGATAAATGTTGCAGATTAGTCACTTGAACTGAAGCATTTTTGTGCAGCATAGTTCATCTCTTTTCCCACTCCTCGTTTGTTGTTGTGGGTATAACATGTTGCATGTCCGTTTATTCCAGCGAGGACCTTACTTTCTAAAACCCAATCACTGCTTTATTTGAACATTCTTTGTATCAGTAAGATTTATCTTTCTTACTTTATCTCTGTTTGTAGGATGGATGAAGGCAGACAACCACTTTCGAGAAAGCTGCCTATTTCCTCTAGCAAGCTAAGCCCATACAGATTACTCATTTTAGTTCGTCTTGCTGTTGTTGGGCTCTTTTTCCACTATAGAATAACGCATCCTGTCAATGATGCATATGCATTGTGGCTGATTTCTATTATATGTGAAATATGGTTTGCGGTATCGTGGATATTTGATCAGTTCCCAAAATGGTTTCCAATTGTGCGAGAGACATATCTGGACAGGCTATCTCTGAGGTATATGCATAATATAATAGTGTGTGTCTGTGTGTATACATGTGCCTCTCTGGTCATGTCCTTACCTTTTAGTTAAATGTTTTTCTCAGGTATGAGAAAGAAGGGAAGCCTTCTGGGTTAGCCCCTATAGATATATTTGTTAGTACGGTGGATCCCCTGAAAGAACCTCCGCTTATCACTGCAAATACCGTTCTCTCCATTCTCTCTGTGGATTATCCGGTGGACAAGGTTTCGTGCTATGTCTCTGACGATGGTGCTGCCATGCTTACTTTTGAGGCTCTCTCTGAAACATCTGAGTTCGCAAGGAAATGGGTCCCATTCTGCAAGAAGTTCAACATAGAGCCTCGGGCCCCAGAGTGGTATTTCTCTCAGAAGGTTGATTATCTGAAAAATAAAGTACATCCATCGTTTGTGAGGGAACGTCGTGCTATGAAGGTGTGCAAGTTATCAAATTTTATGTTCTTCATCGTCATTTTTCCCCGTATGGTATGACTATAAAGACGTCTTTGCTCAGACAACTTGCTACCATTCTTTTTGTGCAGAGAGACTATGAAGAATTCAAGGTTCGGATAAATGGGTTGGTTGCCACGGCACAAAAGGTTCCCGAAGATGGCTGGACCATGCAAGATGGAACGCCTTGGCCCGGAAATCTTGTCAGGGATCATCCTGGAATGATTCAGGTATAAATCTGATCTCTTTTATAGCCTAACTTCAATGGAGATATTTTAAGATTGTACTATTGTGACCTAACCTATTTTCGTTTTATTAAATTGAAAAGGTCTTCCTGGGTAATGATGGTGTCCGTGATATTGAAGGGAATATACTGCCTCGCCTTATCTATGTTTCTCGTGAGAAGCGTCCAGGATTTGACCATCACAAGAAGGCTGGTGCCATGAATGCTTTGGTAAGTCGTTTTCCGTTTcttctaccccccccccccccccttttttttccttttaaaaaagAACTGGATAGGCTTTTGACCGTTTTCTAAAATGTGATTTTAGATGCGGGTATCAGCAGTCATATCAAATGCTCCTTACTTGCTCAATGTGGATTGTGATCACTATATAAATAACAGTAAGGCACTGAGAGAAGCTATGTGCTTTATGATGGACCCCACTTCAGGAAAGAAAATATGCTACGTACAATTTCCGCAAAGGTTTGATGGTATTGACAGGCATGACAGATACTCCAACCGCAATGTGGTCTTCTTTGATGTACGTAAGAAGCCTTCTTCTGAGGTTTTGCTATGCAATGTTGCAGTGTTTATATTTGTGCATAAGTATACCATATGCACTATTAGCTGCCTGATAGAAAGCTAATTTAATTTTATGCTTTTGCGTTAACAGATCAATATGAAAGGACTTGACGGGATCCAGGGTCCAATTTACGTGGGTACTGGATGTGTCTTCAGGAGGCAAGCACTTTATGGTTATGATGCTCCAAAGAAGACAAAACCTCCAGGAAAAACATGCAACTGCTGGCCGAAATGGTGTTGCTGTTGTTTCAGTTCTCGAAAAAAgcataagaaagggaaaacaacCAAGGATAACAAAAAGAAGACTAAAACCAAAGAGGCTTCACCACAAATTCACGCCCTTGAAAATATCGAGGAAGGAATTGAAGGTACGGAATGGACACCTTGAGAAGCCACCACTAATGGCCAATTTGTAGACTTGGGTCTTTAGATTAATGAATTTGGATCCTTTTCAATTTGCCTATTTGGTTAGCAAACATTCTAATTTCGAAGTTCCTCTGTCTTAACTTTCTTCTTTTTGGATCATATCTGTTTTACAATCTCTGGAACATGTTTCTTCCCTTACATATGGTGAAACTTAAGATTCTTGTATGTTCATTTGTTGTTAACTTGCTTTTTGCTGCAGGAATTGATAGTGAAAAAGCAACCCTCATGCCTCAGATAAAACTTGAGAAGAAATTTGGACAATCACCGGTATTCGTTGCTTCAACACTTCTAGAAGATGGTGGCATTCCTCCAGGAGCAACATCAGCATCCCTCCTGAAAGAAGCAATACATGTCATTAGTTGTGGTTATGAAGACAAAACAGAATGGGGTAGAGAGGTAAAAAAATATGctgatatttttattttctatAATGCATTCTGCATTTATTTGGTCTAACTTGTCATGTGCACCACCAGGTTGGATGGATTTATGGATCTGTTACTGAGGATATCCTTACTGGTTTTAAGATGCACTGTCACGGTTGGAGATCTGTCTACTGCATGCCCAAAAGGCCTGCATTTAAGGGGTCAGCTCCTATCAATCTTTCAGACCGTCTTCACCAGGTTCTGCGGTGGGCTTTGGGATCTGTTGAAATTCTCTTGAGTAAACATTGTCCCATTTGGTATGGATATGGGTGTGGGCTGAAGCCGCTGGAGCGCTTTTCCTACATAAACTCAGTGGTCTACCCATTGACCTCTCTTCCTTTGATCGCATATTGTGCATTGCCAGCTGTCTGTTTGCTTACTGGGAAATTTATTGTTCCAGAGGTAAGGGTTTCTTGCTTCGAGCTTTATTTTATATTCTATTCAACTCCTCATATTACATGGACTCTGTATCTTCAGTTCTGGAAATGACAGTACACAAAATATCCCTCTTTTCATCTAAGCCGCCTTAGAATAATATTTGAGTTAAAGTAATATTTCACATAGGTGAACTTCTAGGCAACAGCTGAAACTGCTACTTTCTGTGGTTATTAATCTGAAAGATTGAAATTTTTttgcccctcccccccccccccccaaggtaTCTTAGAGCAGGAAGCCTGTTATCTTGGTTGTGCTGTACCTAGAAGGAGACAGCTGCTCCAATTTCTTGTCTTTATATATTTGTACAGGACTAACTAGTGATTAGGCCACCAGTTTGAAAGTTTGATACTCCTTTTCAGTTCCAGAATCTTTTATCTCTAGGCATGACTAATATAATGCATCACAGCATTCAACTCATTCGATGATATTTTTGCTGAAAATTCTTTGCGGTTTGCAGATTAGCAACTATGCTAGCATTCTTTTCATGG
This region of Nicotiana tomentosiformis chromosome 4, ASM39032v3, whole genome shotgun sequence genomic DNA includes:
- the LOC104103425 gene encoding cellulose synthase A catalytic subunit 2 [UDP-forming]-like, whose translation is MDTKGRLVAGSHNRNEFVVINADEVGRVTSVKELSGQICQICGDEIEVTVDGEPFIACNECAFPVCRQCYEYERREGNQACPQCKTRFKRIKGSPRVDGDDEDDEFDDLDHEFDYHGNPRYMSEAALSSRLGRGTNHNASGLTTPSEVDPAALNSEIPLLTYGQEDDTISADKHALIIPPFMGRGKKVHPVPYSDSMSLPPRPMDPKKDLAVYGYGTVAWKERMEDWKKKQNDKLQVVKHGGGNDGDELDDPDLPKMDEGRQPLSRKLPISSSKLSPYRLLILVRLAVVGLFFHYRITHPVNDAYALWLISIICEIWFAVSWIFDQFPKWFPIVRETYLDRLSLRYEKEGKPSGLAPIDIFVSTVDPLKEPPLITANTVLSILSVDYPVDKVSCYVSDDGAAMLTFEALSETSEFARKWVPFCKKFNIEPRAPEWYFSQKVDYLKNKVHPSFVRERRAMKRDYEEFKVRINGLVATAQKVPEDGWTMQDGTPWPGNLVRDHPGMIQVFLGNDGVRDIEGNILPRLIYVSREKRPGFDHHKKAGAMNALMRVSAVISNAPYLLNVDCDHYINNSKALREAMCFMMDPTSGKKICYVQFPQRFDGIDRHDRYSNRNVVFFDINMKGLDGIQGPIYVGTGCVFRRQALYGYDAPKKTKPPGKTCNCWPKWCCCCFSSRKKHKKGKTTKDNKKKTKTKEASPQIHALENIEEGIEGIDSEKATLMPQIKLEKKFGQSPVFVASTLLEDGGIPPGATSASLLKEAIHVISCGYEDKTEWGREVGWIYGSVTEDILTGFKMHCHGWRSVYCMPKRPAFKGSAPINLSDRLHQVLRWALGSVEILLSKHCPIWYGYGCGLKPLERFSYINSVVYPLTSLPLIAYCALPAVCLLTGKFIVPEISNYASILFMGLFIMIAATSVLEMQWGGVSIDDWWRNEQFWVIGGASSHLFALFQGLLKVLAGVSTSFTVTSKAADDGEFSELYLFKWTSLLIPPMTLLIINIIGVIVGISDAINNGYDSWGPLFGRLFFALWVIVHLYPFLKGVMGRQNKVPTIIVVWSILLASIFSLLWVRVNPFTARGGLVLEVCGLDCE